The following nucleotide sequence is from Microbacterium imperiale.
GACCGCGACGTGCTGGTCATGGTCGGGGACGGTTCATATCTGATGCTGCACACCGAGCTCGTGACCGCGGTGGCGGAGGGGCTCAAGATCATCGTCATCCTGGTGCAGAACCACGGGTACGCCTCGATCGGACACCTGTCCGAGACGGTGGGCTCGGATCGGTTCGGAACCGCCTACCGCATGGCCGATGCGTCGGTACCCGACCTCGCCGCGGCACCGTACGTGCCTGTCGATCTCGCCGCGAACGCGCGGTCGTACGGCGTCGACGTCATCGAGGTGGCACCCGGCCCCGATGCGGCCGCCGAGCTGGATGCCGCCGTGCGTGCGGCGAAGGCGTCGTCGACCACGACGCTCATCCACGTCGACGCCGATCCGCTGCGGTATGCGCCCGACGGCGAAGGGTGGTGGGACGTGCCGGTCGCCGCGCAGGCGAGCCTCGAGGCGACCGTCCGCGCCCGCGGCGAGTACGAGGTCGCACGTCGTCGGCAGCGGCCGCTTCTGGGCTGAGCATCGCAGCGCCGGCGGACGCGGGCCGGGGTCGTCGCGATCCCGGCCCGCGTCGGCTCAGGGCGGTCGAGCGCGACTCGCCCGTGATGATGGAGCGCAGCACCTCGAGGGGGAGCTTGGGCACCCGGTTCTCGAAGGCGAGACCGTTCGCCTCCTGCATCGTGTCGGTGATCTGGGTGTAGCAGAACCCCGAGAGCACGGTGCTCTCGAGCAGGGCGCCGAACAGTCCCCGCAGGTGCGCCTCGAGCTCCTCCGTGGTCGCGCTCGTCGAATAGCCCCACGCTGGCGCCGACGCCTGCGCCTCGTACTTGATGCCGCCGAACTCGCTCACCATGACGGGGAGGTTGACCGTGTCGGCTTCGCCTTCGGCCATCATCATCCGGTGCGAGGGCCCGTAACCCGCGAAGAGCGCTGCGAGAGCCGCCTGGTCGGCGTAGCGCCGGGCGAAGCTCTCGGGGTCGCCGTCGTAGTCGTGGACGGTGAGGATGTCGGACTGCGTGTGCTCCCATCCGTCGTTCGAGATCACGGGGCGGGTGGGGTCGAGTGCGCGGGTGAGGTCGGCGATCCCCCGCGAGAAAGCCCGCTGCGGGGCGTCCGTGAGGATGTCGCGCACACCCCAGCTCTCGTTCAGGGGAACCCACGTCACGATCGACGGGTGCGAGCGGTCGCGGCGCACGAGCTCCACCCATTCGCGGGTGAGATCGGTCATCGCGCTGGGGGTGAACTCGTAGGCGGCCGGCGCCTCACCCCACAGCAGCAGGCCCAGCCGGTCTGCCCAGTAGAGGAAGCGCGGGTCCTCGGCCTTCTGATGGATGCGGGCGGCGTTGAAGCCCATGTCCTTGATCAGCTGGACCTCGGCGCGCAGGGCGTCGGCACTGGGCGCCGCGAGGTGCGACTCGGGCCAGAAGCCCTGCTCGAGCACCGATCGGACGAAGTACGGCCGGTCGTTGAGCAGGAACCGGCCCGCGGCGGTGCCGACGGTGCGCAGCCCGAGATACGACGCGACGGCGTCGACGGAGTTCCCGTCGGTGACCGTGACGACGGCGTCGATCAGGCGGGGGTTCTCGGGGGTCCAGACGAGGTTCTCGTAGTGCTGGCCGTTGCGCTGGTCGCGCAGGGGGATGTCGATGATCGGCGCCCCGGATACGGGCCAGGCCGCGGACACGTGCCCGAGCGGTGTGCCCTCGTAGCTCAACTGGACGTCGATCCGGGCGTCATCGCCGAGCGGCCGGTTGCACAGCAGCTCGAGGACGACGCTGTCGGTGCCGCGCGTCGTGCGCCACGCGAGCTCGGTGACGTGGGTCGCGGGCACCTGCTCGAGCCAGACCGGCTGCCAGATGCCGGTCGTGCGGTGGTACCAGATCGAGTGCGGCTCGGGGAGCCATTCCTGCTTGCCGCGCGGCTGCCCGATGTCGAGGGGGCGATCGATCGCGCGAACCACGACGAGGTCGTCGCCGCCGTCCGAGAGGTAGTCGGTGATGTCTGCGCTGAAAGGCGAATGGCCGCCGGCGTGCGTGGCGACCGCGCTGCCGTTGACCCACACGGTCGCGGCGTAGTCGACGGCGCCGAAGTGGAGCAGGATGCGTGCGTCGGCGTCGTCGCGCGTGGTCTCGGCGGCGGAGAGCGTGCGGGCGTACCAGACGACGGGGTGGTACGACGGGTCGCCGATGCCCGACAGCGGCGACTCCGGCGGGTAGGGCACGACGATCCGCTGGGCGAAGTCTCCGGTGCGGAACCATCCCTCGCGGGCGCCGACTTCGGCGTCGTCGTAGGCGAAGCGCCATTCGCCGTCGAGACTGCGCCAGTCCGCACGGCGCAGCTGCGGACGCGGATACGTGCCCGCGAGGTCGGATGCGGGCGCTGTCAGTGGTTCCATGCGGAACACTGTGGCCTAGTTTTTCCAGCGCTGCAAATCAGCTCGCCGTACTGCCGCGAACGACGAGGTCGAATCCGACGAGCTCGTGTCGACCGGGTCCGTCGGCGCCGTCCATGCGTTCGCGCAGCATCCGGAACGCCGTGCGGGTCAGCGCCGACTTGTCGGGACGCACCGTCGTCAGACCCGGACTCGTGAACTGCGACATGAGGATGTCGTCCCAGCCGACCACTCCGACGTCGTCGGGGACCACGCGACCCGATCGAGCCAGGGCCTTCATCGCGCCGATCGCCGCGAGGTCGTCGAAGCACACGAGACCGTCGAAGCGCACGCCCGCCTCGAGTGCATCGACGACGGCCGCCTCGGCGGCGAAGGCGCCGAACCCGGTCATCGGGATGAGCAGGTCGTCGTCGCGGTGCGCCCCCGAGTCCGCCAACGCCGAGAGGTAGCCCCGCGCCCGCAGCCCCGCGGTGGCGTGGCCCCCGGTCGGGACGTGGCCGAGGAAGGCGATCCTGGTGCGCCCCGAATGCAGCAGGTGGAACGTCGCGGCACGAGCGGCGGCGATGTTGTCGACCATCACGTGGTCGACCGTGGGCGGTGCGGCGATCTCGCCGAGCAGGACGAGGGGGGTCGATCCGCGCAACTGCTCGATGGCCTCGGCGTCGAGCACCGTCGGCTGGAAGATGAGCCCGTCGATCAGCCCCTGCTCGCGTCCGCGCAGCACCGCACGTTCGTCGGCGAGGCCGCCCGCGGTCTGCTCGATGAGCAGGCGGTAGTCGAACCCGCCGATCTCCGTCGAGACGACGGCGGCGAGTTCCGCGAAGTAGGGGGTCTCGATCGCGGGCAGCGCGAAGGCGATCATGCCCGTCCTGCCGGTGGCCAGGCGGCGCGCGAGGCTGTGCGGCACGTAGCCGAGTTCGTCGATGGCGGCCTGCACTCGGGCCCGGGTCGACGGCCGCACGTGCTGGTACTCGCGCACGACGTTCGACACCGTCTTGATCGAGACGCCGGCGAGTGCCGCCACGTCCTGGAGAGTCGCCGACATGGGAGTCCTCACCGGTCGACGAGGGTCATCTCGAAGCCGTACAGATCGGGCCGATAGCAGTGGTGGCCGTACTCGACGGCGGCGCCGTCGGCGTCGTAGGCGGTGCGGTCCATGGTGAGCACGGGGGCGCCCCGCCCGATGTCGAGCAGCAGGCCCTCGTCGACGCTCGCCCGGCGCGCGCCGATCCGCTGGCGTGCGACCCGCAGCGTCACACCGCGGTCCCGCAGCTCGTGGTACAGGCCGACCTCTGCGAGTCGCTCGGCCGTGATGTCGGCGAACGTCTCGGGCAGGTAGTTCTCGAGCACCGCGATCGGCACGGCGTCGGCGTACCGCACGCGGCGGATCTTGAGGACGCGCGAGGTGGGGTCGACGCCCAGCTGGTCGGCGATCTCGGAGCCGACGCGGGCGAAGGTGACATCGAGCACGCGCGTCGACGGCACGCGGCCGGAGCGCTGCAGATCGTCATGGAGGCTCGTCAGGTCGATCTGCCGTGCGACGGAGCCGTGGACGACCTGCGTGCCGACGCCGCGACGCCGCACGAGCAGACCCTTGTCGACGAGTTCCTGGATCGCGCGACGCACGGTGGGACGCGAGAGCGACAGGCGCTCGCTCATCGACACCTCGTTCTCGAGCCGGGCTCCCGGGGGCAGCGCTCCCGACGCGATCGCGCCTTCGAGTCCCCGCGAAAGCCGGACCCACAACGGTGAGGTCTGGGTCGTAGGCTGAAGCAGCTCTTCGGCCGGCAGGACGACCGGCTGTTCGCCGTCAAGCACGCGTCACGCTCCTCCCGACCTGACAAATCTTCGCTATGTCATGTTAATACAAAATGGCGCGGAATGATTGACGAGCCCGTTTTGAATGTCCTAACATGCAGAACGGATGACCCGACAGATCGGCAAAGCGGCCGACGGGGTGAGTCCAGGAGAGGCATCGCAATGAAGCGCAAGTATGTCGTCGCTGCGTTCACGGCCACCGTGGTCACCGCGGCGGGACTCACCGGCTGCTCCGCCGGAGAAGGCAACGGCGGTGACGGTACCGACGGCCCCGTGACGATCACCATTCTGGAGAGCAAGCAGACCAACATCGATGCGATCTCGAAGGAGATCCCCGGCTTCGAAGCGGCGATGAAGGAGCAGGGCAAGGACATCACGGTCGAGCTCATCCCCGACCTCCTCACCGACGAGCAGCTGAAGACCAAGCTCACGCAGCAGCTGATCGCGGGACAGGCGCCCGACGTCCTCGACATCAACGAGAACATGGCCATCGCGTGGTCGTCCGCCGGCTACCTCGCGCCGCTCGACGACTACCTCGAGGACTGGGACGGCTGGAGCCACTACTACCCGGCCGTGAAAGAGGCCATGACCCGGCAGGACGGTCAGATCTACAGCCTGCCGTCGGGCGCCGGCGTGCTGAACCTCTTCTACCGCAAGGACATCCTCGAGCAGATCGGTGTCGACACCTCGCAGCCCGAGACCTGGGACGAGCTGATCGACCGACTCGTCGAGGTGAAGGAGGCCACGGGCGACACGCCGATCGTCGTCCCGGCCGGAACCGCCTGGGGCGGCGGGACGTGGGGCGAGGGCTTCCAGCCCCTCCTCGGCGGCACCGACACCGACTACTACGACAGCGAGACCGGGACCTGGGACCTCGAGAGCCCCGGCTGGCTCGCCGTCTTCGAGCTCTACGCCGACCTCGTCAGCAACGGTCTGATGCCGGTCGAGGATCTGCAGAACCCGAACCCGTGGGAGCCGACGAAGTACGTGAAGTTCCCCGAGGGCGACATCCAGGTCGCCGCGCAGGGCACGTGGGGCTGGAAGTTCGACTGGGGCCCCGACGGTGCGACCCCGATCGAGGGCCTGACCGAGAAGGTCTCGACCTGGCAGTGGCCGGGTCTGCGCGACGGTGACGAGCCGTACGGCTGGAGCAGCACCGGCGGTGGCTACGCGATCTCGCAGGACTCCGAGCACAAGGAGGCCGCGTTCGAGTTCATCAAGTACCTCTCGAGCGGCAAGCCCCTCGCCGAGCAGCTCGTGGCCTCGGGCGCCGCATCCGCTCGTGACGACCTCGACGACGTGGCGCCGTACTCCGAGGAGCCGCAGCTGCTCCAAGCCGGCGAGGATCTGGCCAACAGCGTGTTCGTCGTGACCGGCGACGGTGCGGACCAGATCGGTCAGGCGGTCGCCACCGCGACCGAGCTGATCCTCAGCGGTTCGGCGAACGGCCAGCAGGCCTACGAGGCGTTCGTGAAGGATGCCACCGAATTGCTCGGACCCTCCCTGGTGAAGGAATGACGTCGGTCGCCGACGTTCCCGCCGCGGTGCAGACGGCCGTCCGGCCGCCTGCGCCGCGGCGCCGGCGCGCCCGGACCGGGCCGCTCGTCCTGTTGCTGCTCGGTCCGTCGGCCGTGCTCATCGTGCTGTTCATCGTGCTGCCGGCCGTCTACGGGATCTGGCTGAGTCTCACGAACACGCAGCTGACGGGCTTCGCCGCGCGGGACCCGAAGTTCGTCGGTCTCGACAACTACACCTACCTTCTCGCGAGCACCGACTTCCTCAACTCGCTCGGGCAGACGGGCACGTTCCTGTTCTGGTCGGCGATCGTCGGCCAGACCGTGCTCGGCATGGTCGCGGCGGTGCTGCTCAGCCGTCCGTGGATCCGCGGGAAGGGCTTCTTCGGTGCCGCCCTGCTGATGCCGATGGTCGTGCCCGAGGTCGTCGCCTCGCTGACCTGGGCGAGCGTGCTGGCCACGAGCACCGAGGGCACCCTGAACCGCCTGACCGGACTGTTCGGCGCGGAGCCGACGGCCTGGCTGCAGAGCGCACCGATGCTCGCCATCATCCTCGTGAACATCTGGCGCGGTCTCGCGTTCGCCATGATCATGTTCCAGGCCGCGCTCGAGGACGTCCCGGCCGAACTGATCGAGGCGGCGCGCGTGGACGGTGCGAGCGCGATGC
It contains:
- a CDS encoding GntR family transcriptional regulator translates to MLDGEQPVVLPAEELLQPTTQTSPLWVRLSRGLEGAIASGALPPGARLENEVSMSERLSLSRPTVRRAIQELVDKGLLVRRRGVGTQVVHGSVARQIDLTSLHDDLQRSGRVPSTRVLDVTFARVGSEIADQLGVDPTSRVLKIRRVRYADAVPIAVLENYLPETFADITAERLAEVGLYHELRDRGVTLRVARQRIGARRASVDEGLLLDIGRGAPVLTMDRTAYDADGAAVEYGHHCYRPDLYGFEMTLVDR
- a CDS encoding ABC transporter substrate-binding protein, producing the protein MKRKYVVAAFTATVVTAAGLTGCSAGEGNGGDGTDGPVTITILESKQTNIDAISKEIPGFEAAMKEQGKDITVELIPDLLTDEQLKTKLTQQLIAGQAPDVLDINENMAIAWSSAGYLAPLDDYLEDWDGWSHYYPAVKEAMTRQDGQIYSLPSGAGVLNLFYRKDILEQIGVDTSQPETWDELIDRLVEVKEATGDTPIVVPAGTAWGGGTWGEGFQPLLGGTDTDYYDSETGTWDLESPGWLAVFELYADLVSNGLMPVEDLQNPNPWEPTKYVKFPEGDIQVAAQGTWGWKFDWGPDGATPIEGLTEKVSTWQWPGLRDGDEPYGWSSTGGGYAISQDSEHKEAAFEFIKYLSSGKPLAEQLVASGAASARDDLDDVAPYSEEPQLLQAGEDLANSVFVVTGDGADQIGQAVATATELILSGSANGQQAYEAFVKDATELLGPSLVKE
- a CDS encoding LacI family DNA-binding transcriptional regulator, producing MSATLQDVAALAGVSIKTVSNVVREYQHVRPSTRARVQAAIDELGYVPHSLARRLATGRTGMIAFALPAIETPYFAELAAVVSTEIGGFDYRLLIEQTAGGLADERAVLRGREQGLIDGLIFQPTVLDAEAIEQLRGSTPLVLLGEIAAPPTVDHVMVDNIAAARAATFHLLHSGRTRIAFLGHVPTGGHATAGLRARGYLSALADSGAHRDDDLLIPMTGFGAFAAEAAVVDALEAGVRFDGLVCFDDLAAIGAMKALARSGRVVPDDVGVVGWDDILMSQFTSPGLTTVRPDKSALTRTAFRMLRERMDGADGPGRHELVGFDLVVRGSTAS
- a CDS encoding carbohydrate ABC transporter permease; translated protein: MTSVADVPAAVQTAVRPPAPRRRRARTGPLVLLLLGPSAVLIVLFIVLPAVYGIWLSLTNTQLTGFAARDPKFVGLDNYTYLLASTDFLNSLGQTGTFLFWSAIVGQTVLGMVAAVLLSRPWIRGKGFFGAALLMPMVVPEVVASLTWASVLATSTEGTLNRLTGLFGAEPTAWLQSAPMLAIILVNIWRGLAFAMIMFQAALEDVPAELIEAARVDGASAMQVFRHVTLPLIRGPVFLYLLLTTISTVGVFGLVYFLTRGGPGGQTRLAAIYIYERALQFSQIGIGSAASIILLIIVVVLGLTYVRLAKIEV